One window of Akkermansia biwaensis genomic DNA carries:
- the trxA gene encoding thioredoxin: MANVFSEANFEDEVLKSDIPVLVDFWATWCGPCRMIAPIIDQLATELAGKVKVGKVDVDANNGLAATYGVRTIPTLLIIKDGEIMDTMVGATSKDAILQRLRPVM, translated from the coding sequence ATGGCAAACGTATTTTCTGAAGCAAATTTTGAGGATGAAGTCCTGAAGTCCGACATCCCTGTGCTTGTCGACTTCTGGGCTACATGGTGCGGCCCCTGCCGCATGATCGCTCCGATCATTGACCAGTTGGCTACGGAACTTGCCGGCAAGGTCAAGGTGGGCAAAGTGGATGTGGACGCCAACAACGGCCTGGCCGCAACCTATGGCGTGCGCACCATTCCTACTCTCCTGATCATCAAGGATGGAGAAATCATGGACACCATGGTGGGCGCCACTTCCAAGGACGCCATTCTCCAGCGCCTGCGCCCGGTCATGTAA
- a CDS encoding PEP-CTERM sorting domain-containing protein → MKLSAFCVFCCMLGGISQAATYIWSGAANNGIYGDSGNWTVNGSPNGYYPQHSANDDAVIGQNAGTITWSNSEAFFGDTNTIQIGSGSTLVCSPAKGDLNVNSITLEGNAHLVFESTNAFGLGRDFTLNFGTFTASEHGSWTATDIANLWVNHHSVHFTGTLDMNSLTGSGTIELASIKSDQWDGPLTLDLSGLNIASTSQVQANVTQVTENGVTKVIINYETVPEPATFSLGILGLGGLLLRRRRK, encoded by the coding sequence ATGAAATTATCTGCATTTTGTGTTTTCTGCTGCATGCTGGGCGGTATCTCCCAGGCAGCCACCTATATCTGGAGCGGAGCGGCCAACAACGGGATTTACGGGGATTCCGGCAACTGGACGGTAAACGGTTCCCCGAACGGCTATTATCCCCAGCACAGCGCCAATGACGATGCCGTCATCGGGCAGAATGCGGGCACCATTACCTGGTCAAACAGCGAGGCTTTTTTCGGAGACACCAACACCATCCAGATCGGTTCCGGAAGCACATTGGTCTGCAGTCCGGCCAAGGGGGATCTCAATGTCAACTCCATCACCCTGGAAGGCAATGCCCATCTGGTTTTTGAATCAACGAACGCTTTTGGGTTGGGCCGCGACTTTACTCTCAACTTCGGAACGTTTACCGCCTCGGAACACGGTTCGTGGACCGCTACTGACATCGCCAATTTATGGGTCAATCACCACTCCGTCCATTTCACCGGAACGCTGGACATGAACAGCCTGACCGGAAGCGGTACCATTGAGCTGGCCAGCATTAAATCCGACCAGTGGGACGGTCCCCTGACACTGGATCTGAGCGGCCTGAACATTGCCAGCACCTCTCAGGTACAGGCAAACGTCACGCAGGTCACTGAAAACGGCGTTACCAAGGTAATTATCAATTATGAAACCGTCCCTGAACCCGCCACTTTTTCCCTGGGCATTCTGGGGTTGGGAGGCTTGCTCTTGAGACGCAGAAGAAAATAA
- a CDS encoding C39 family peptidase, producing the protein MKFISFFLSVFASCCLVSTALAGGDMAPDLKSGSFWSSSREDLFGKYFNGEAGGWVDKEKTQLRMARPRIKIGEISLGETLVNWKDDTPQSMTVMIYNKGDNGAIDRDEFETRLERVKAALDTLTGVKSKEYRASRREAVVKVNGWSWVWDKGAAVVEVNSSREGREFEAEFIRLKLGPTEASIARPDTSSRAKKADIKQHVKKEGKRIVIQDIPMVDQGQKGYCVVATAARVFAYYGMDYVDQHELASLGNTSASGGTSTAEMAENLKKIGARFQIRIRVLDSLTDYRDFNNILKSYNRAASKLKKEKVDSQTSWPAFWDNADGEVLKLARAGSQNQVDKWINSIRPYITAGIPVLWSVQLGIVPEPKRLSQTRGGHLRLIIGFDEEKKTVIFSDSWGAEHTEKEMPMADAIAITTGRQVMQPSK; encoded by the coding sequence ATGAAATTCATTTCTTTCTTTTTGTCCGTATTCGCGAGCTGCTGCCTGGTGTCCACTGCTTTGGCAGGCGGTGACATGGCTCCGGATCTGAAGTCCGGCTCCTTCTGGAGTTCGTCCAGGGAGGACTTGTTCGGCAAGTATTTTAATGGAGAAGCGGGCGGCTGGGTGGACAAGGAGAAAACCCAGCTCCGCATGGCCAGGCCCCGGATCAAGATAGGGGAAATTTCCCTGGGAGAGACTTTGGTGAACTGGAAGGATGATACACCCCAATCCATGACCGTCATGATTTACAACAAGGGGGACAACGGGGCGATTGACCGGGATGAGTTTGAAACGCGCCTGGAGCGCGTCAAGGCGGCCCTGGACACCCTCACCGGCGTGAAGTCCAAGGAATACCGCGCCTCCCGCCGTGAAGCCGTGGTGAAGGTGAACGGCTGGTCCTGGGTATGGGACAAGGGCGCCGCCGTGGTGGAGGTCAATTCGTCGCGTGAGGGCCGGGAGTTCGAGGCGGAATTCATCCGTCTGAAATTAGGGCCTACGGAAGCTTCCATCGCGCGGCCGGACACGTCCTCCCGCGCGAAAAAGGCGGACATCAAGCAGCATGTGAAGAAGGAAGGGAAGCGCATCGTGATTCAGGACATCCCCATGGTGGATCAGGGACAGAAAGGCTACTGCGTGGTGGCTACTGCCGCCCGTGTGTTCGCTTATTATGGAATGGATTATGTGGATCAGCACGAACTGGCCTCACTGGGCAATACGTCAGCTTCCGGAGGAACAAGCACTGCTGAAATGGCGGAAAACCTGAAGAAAATAGGAGCGCGGTTCCAGATCAGGATCCGTGTTCTGGATTCCCTGACGGATTACCGTGATTTCAATAATATATTGAAATCCTACAACCGGGCCGCTTCCAAGCTGAAGAAGGAGAAAGTGGACAGCCAGACGAGCTGGCCGGCCTTCTGGGACAACGCGGACGGGGAAGTGCTGAAACTGGCGCGCGCAGGTTCCCAGAACCAGGTGGACAAATGGATCAATTCCATCCGCCCCTATATCACTGCGGGCATTCCCGTGCTCTGGTCCGTGCAGTTGGGCATTGTGCCGGAACCCAAGAGGCTGTCCCAGACCCGCGGCGGCCATTTGCGCCTGATCATCGGCTTTGATGAGGAAAAGAAAACGGTCATTTTTTCCGATTCATGGGGCGCGGAGCATACGGAAAAGGAAATGCCCATGGCTGACGCCATCGCCATCACGACGGGACGCCAGGTCATGCAACCGTCCAAATAA
- a CDS encoding autotransporter outer membrane beta-barrel domain-containing protein, whose protein sequence is MKLRLPQMLLAAVIACLGSFSVATAADYTANSADSLVTAWNQAAASNEASTITITVPSGSDSITLTPEQKAQLAAISGTGSITVQMTDASGKLVNFNYDLVNEQVKFNNITLSEPTGSSNDIVVTNASNTTIDGRNISIVGSDDPKASKVFGTAITSTNGQVNVGDNVVIDQTVTVNGVATTTQDPATPPAGQAYTRTTTSSFKDSNEIAVQLGDNVSLQGAVTATGQITGDPDSKVTLNGDVTSNAGIGSVTTEGFDASNTQTSKTVTQSMDNSVSGGIALGETTAGAITIKANGGDISLGDNTVLDGTTVQADSVDLTKTVYNNTDSVWGTVEGTPEVLDTIEGNIALGQNTTVKGNATLTADDDIAIGENSLIAGNSAADGIVTAGGQISIGNGTQVLNNTATDADKAAINLADDQTLYIGSNTVLSGNTANGVSGSVYAGVNTQINVFTDAGAYTYISDGIATAAPAASTADAATRAADQAAVMTKTGAGTLVYGGTGDTDTFGGTYQQLEGNLIIGNATFGTPDATTGKVAAPESINSAVMGTDTTVYDIRTGSVTVTQDSTMKGASATFSGDSTLLLADGSTLDFGTPATFTDDSRVGIQVSDSDGNSVPISQLKKGTESVTVTLNGTDISGRLLNGLFLTTTMAPGTVEGTTTITQDMRGIDGVMSGFNGNVYTTAVGLENNRLNAAAGSPAAEFYEELFRATNADQAAHMIQSVSGENIVNFTWAASRTLRSFADLGRIQSAASMARQTEDTIEVVDAKGSPIARKTIARGNGNIWVGGMGIWDDQDARGGVSGYKYNAGGYAVGIDYKAAQGSLIGIAAGQSFGDIKDKSNFGSDYDVDSFLAMIYGRMHPFRESKFTLDGYGAYGRSKFKGNSYIMGSDLNGNVNSDTFSGGLYATWTERFALGKAYVTPYTGIEFMTSELKGFSESGPYGRTFDHARAQNWTIPAGITIARAYQTDGGTTITPALTVAVAQDVSRMNPKSNVSGPLGAWNVRGVNMGRTAFRLNAGIDVLFSSNWGARICYQFETRNKLTAHGINGAISYTF, encoded by the coding sequence ATGAAATTAAGACTCCCACAGATGTTGCTGGCAGCCGTCATCGCCTGCCTCGGCAGCTTCTCAGTTGCCACCGCGGCTGACTACACTGCAAACAGCGCCGATTCGCTGGTGACAGCCTGGAACCAGGCTGCCGCTTCCAATGAAGCGTCAACCATCACCATCACCGTTCCCTCTGGTTCAGACAGTATTACGCTGACCCCGGAACAGAAGGCCCAGCTGGCGGCCATCTCGGGTACGGGAAGCATCACCGTCCAGATGACCGATGCAAGCGGAAAACTGGTCAATTTCAATTACGACCTAGTCAACGAACAAGTCAAATTCAACAATATCACGCTGAGCGAACCTACGGGCAGCAGCAATGACATCGTTGTCACCAACGCCTCGAACACCACCATTGACGGCCGGAACATTTCCATCGTGGGATCTGACGACCCCAAGGCCTCCAAGGTTTTCGGCACGGCCATCACTTCCACGAATGGCCAGGTGAACGTCGGTGACAACGTCGTCATTGACCAGACCGTCACCGTAAACGGCGTAGCCACCACGACGCAGGATCCGGCAACCCCTCCTGCGGGCCAGGCCTATACGCGCACGACCACTTCCTCTTTCAAGGATTCCAATGAAATAGCCGTACAACTTGGTGACAATGTGTCCCTGCAGGGCGCCGTCACGGCAACCGGACAAATCACCGGCGACCCGGATTCCAAGGTTACGCTGAACGGAGACGTGACCTCCAATGCGGGGATCGGTTCCGTAACGACGGAAGGATTCGACGCTTCCAATACCCAGACGAGCAAAACCGTCACGCAATCCATGGACAACAGCGTTTCCGGCGGCATCGCGCTTGGTGAAACGACTGCGGGAGCCATCACGATCAAAGCCAACGGCGGCGACATCTCCCTGGGAGACAACACCGTGCTGGACGGCACCACCGTTCAGGCAGATTCTGTGGACCTGACCAAGACCGTTTACAACAATACGGACAGTGTCTGGGGTACCGTAGAAGGCACTCCCGAAGTGCTGGACACTATTGAAGGCAACATTGCCCTTGGTCAGAATACTACAGTTAAGGGAAATGCCACCCTGACGGCTGACGACGACATCGCCATCGGGGAAAACAGCCTGATCGCCGGCAATTCAGCCGCTGACGGCATTGTGACGGCAGGAGGGCAAATCTCCATCGGCAACGGTACGCAGGTGCTGAACAACACCGCAACTGACGCCGACAAGGCCGCGATCAACCTGGCGGACGACCAAACACTGTACATCGGTTCCAACACCGTTCTTTCCGGCAATACGGCCAATGGCGTGAGCGGTTCCGTTTATGCGGGCGTGAACACCCAGATCAACGTATTCACGGACGCCGGCGCCTACACCTACATCAGTGACGGCATCGCCACCGCAGCCCCCGCGGCATCCACCGCAGACGCAGCCACACGGGCCGCCGACCAGGCCGCCGTGATGACGAAGACCGGAGCCGGCACCCTGGTGTACGGTGGCACGGGCGACACGGACACTTTCGGTGGCACCTACCAGCAGCTTGAAGGCAACCTGATCATCGGGAACGCCACCTTCGGCACGCCGGACGCCACCACCGGAAAAGTTGCAGCCCCTGAATCCATCAACTCCGCCGTCATGGGCACGGACACCACGGTGTACGACATCCGGACCGGCAGCGTCACCGTGACCCAGGACTCCACGATGAAGGGCGCCTCCGCCACCTTCAGCGGCGATTCGACACTGCTTCTGGCAGACGGCTCCACTCTGGACTTCGGCACCCCGGCCACCTTCACGGACGATTCCCGCGTGGGCATCCAGGTTTCCGACTCCGACGGCAATTCCGTTCCGATCTCCCAGCTGAAAAAGGGTACGGAAAGCGTGACGGTAACGCTGAACGGCACGGATATTTCCGGCCGTCTGCTGAACGGCCTGTTCCTGACCACCACCATGGCTCCCGGAACGGTTGAAGGCACCACCACCATCACCCAGGATATGAGAGGCATTGACGGCGTCATGTCCGGCTTCAACGGCAACGTTTACACCACGGCCGTCGGCCTGGAAAACAACCGTCTGAACGCGGCCGCAGGTTCTCCCGCCGCCGAGTTCTACGAAGAACTGTTCCGGGCGACAAATGCCGACCAGGCTGCCCACATGATTCAGTCCGTGAGCGGTGAAAACATCGTGAACTTCACCTGGGCTGCAAGCCGCACCCTGAGAAGCTTCGCCGATCTGGGCCGCATCCAGTCCGCCGCTTCCATGGCGCGCCAGACGGAAGACACCATTGAAGTAGTGGACGCCAAGGGTTCTCCGATCGCCCGCAAGACGATCGCCAGGGGCAACGGCAATATCTGGGTAGGCGGCATGGGCATCTGGGACGACCAGGACGCCCGCGGAGGAGTTTCCGGTTACAAGTACAATGCCGGCGGCTATGCCGTAGGTATCGACTACAAGGCCGCACAGGGTTCCCTGATCGGTATCGCAGCCGGCCAGAGCTTCGGCGACATCAAGGATAAGTCGAACTTCGGTTCCGACTATGACGTCGATTCCTTCCTGGCCATGATCTACGGACGCATGCATCCCTTCAGGGAAAGCAAGTTCACCCTGGACGGCTACGGCGCCTACGGACGTTCCAAGTTCAAGGGCAATTCCTACATCATGGGTTCCGACCTCAACGGCAACGTCAATTCCGACACCTTCAGCGGCGGCCTGTACGCCACGTGGACGGAACGCTTCGCCCTCGGCAAGGCCTACGTGACGCCCTACACCGGGATTGAATTTATGACTTCCGAACTCAAGGGATTCTCCGAAAGCGGCCCCTACGGACGCACCTTCGACCACGCCCGGGCTCAGAACTGGACCATTCCGGCCGGCATCACCATCGCCCGCGCCTATCAGACGGACGGCGGCACCACTATCACCCCGGCCCTGACGGTAGCCGTGGCCCAGGATGTAAGCCGCATGAATCCCAAATCCAATGTCTCCGGGCCTCTGGGCGCATGGAACGTACGCGGCGTCAACATGGGCCGCACCGCATTCCGCCTGAACGCCGGCATCGACGTACTCTTCTCCAGCAACTGGGGAGCACGTATTTGCTATCAGTTCGAGACCCGCAACAAGCTGACCGCCCACGGCATCAACGGCGCCATCAGCTACACTTTCTAA
- the asnS gene encoding asparagine--tRNA ligase encodes MSRTLVKHALSSEAEIPDMLVQGWVRTRRDSKAFSFLEINDGSSVASLQVVADEGIPGYERIAEMTTGAAVSVRGALVAGQGKQRWELRASSLELVGAAPESYPLQKKGHTPEFLRSIAHLRPRTNLFGAVFRMRSRLAASIHRFFQSRDFVWVSTPIITASDCEGAGEMFRVTTLDVGDAASRDTARDFFGKAAYLTVSGQLEGEAFACALSNIYTFGPTFRAENSNTTRHAAEFWMVEPEMAFCDLRGDMDMAEAFVRELIRDALENSAEEIEFLNRFVDKGLRERLEHVKDTPFVRCSYTEAVDILLKSGRTFDFPVSWGINLQSEHERFLTEEHFKSPVIVYDYPKEIKPFYMRLNDDGRTVTAMDVLVPGIGEIVGGSQREERLDILLENMKRQGMNEEAYRWYADLRRYGSVPHAGFGAGFERLLMFITGVTNIRDVLPFARTPRNCEF; translated from the coding sequence ATCAGCAGAACATTGGTGAAACATGCCCTGTCCAGTGAAGCGGAAATTCCGGACATGCTGGTTCAGGGCTGGGTGCGTACGCGCCGGGATTCCAAGGCGTTTTCCTTTTTAGAGATCAATGACGGCTCCAGCGTGGCCTCTCTCCAAGTGGTGGCGGATGAGGGCATCCCCGGTTATGAACGGATTGCAGAGATGACGACCGGGGCCGCAGTGAGCGTCCGCGGCGCCCTGGTGGCCGGGCAGGGGAAGCAGCGCTGGGAATTGCGCGCCTCTTCCCTGGAGCTGGTCGGCGCCGCTCCGGAATCCTACCCCCTCCAGAAGAAGGGGCACACGCCGGAGTTCCTGCGTTCCATCGCCCATTTGCGCCCCCGCACGAACCTGTTCGGCGCGGTGTTCCGCATGCGCAGCCGTCTGGCTGCGTCCATCCACCGGTTTTTCCAGTCCCGGGACTTTGTCTGGGTCAGTACGCCCATCATCACCGCCAGCGATTGCGAAGGGGCGGGGGAAATGTTCCGCGTGACGACGCTGGACGTGGGTGATGCCGCCTCCCGCGACACCGCGCGGGATTTCTTTGGAAAGGCGGCCTATCTGACCGTGAGCGGCCAGTTGGAAGGGGAGGCTTTTGCCTGCGCCCTGAGCAATATTTACACGTTCGGCCCCACGTTCCGGGCGGAAAATTCCAACACCACGCGCCATGCGGCGGAGTTCTGGATGGTAGAGCCTGAAATGGCTTTTTGCGACCTGCGCGGGGACATGGACATGGCGGAGGCATTTGTCCGGGAGCTGATCCGTGACGCCCTGGAGAACAGCGCGGAAGAGATCGAATTCCTGAACCGGTTTGTGGACAAGGGCCTGCGGGAGCGCCTGGAGCACGTGAAGGATACGCCGTTCGTGCGCTGTTCCTATACGGAAGCCGTGGACATTCTTCTCAAGAGCGGGAGAACATTTGATTTTCCGGTCTCCTGGGGAATCAACCTGCAGAGCGAGCATGAACGCTTCCTGACGGAGGAACATTTCAAGAGTCCGGTCATCGTGTACGATTATCCCAAGGAGATCAAACCTTTCTACATGCGTCTCAATGACGACGGCAGGACTGTCACCGCCATGGATGTGCTGGTTCCCGGAATCGGCGAAATCGTGGGGGGAAGCCAGCGCGAGGAACGGCTGGACATTCTGCTGGAAAACATGAAGCGGCAGGGCATGAACGAGGAAGCCTACCGCTGGTATGCCGACTTGCGCCGTTACGGTTCCGTTCCCCACGCCGGATTCGGAGCCGGGTTTGAACGCCTGCTGATGTTCATCACGGGCGTAACGAACATCCGGGACGTGCTGCCGTTTGCCCGCACGCCGCGGAATTGCGAGTTTTAA